A genomic segment from Leptolyngbya boryana PCC 6306 encodes:
- a CDS encoding 2Fe-2S iron-sulfur cluster-binding protein: MPEFHTVRVYHRQENKFYSFEVPSDRYILQSGETQGVELPFSCRNGACTACAVRVLSGHLEQPEAVGLSPELKRQGYALLCVSYAKSDIEVETQDEDEVYELQFGRFFAKGRVKRGLPLDEE; the protein is encoded by the coding sequence ATGCCTGAGTTTCATACTGTTCGTGTTTATCACCGCCAAGAAAATAAATTTTATTCTTTTGAAGTGCCGAGCGATCGCTATATCCTCCAAAGCGGCGAAACCCAAGGCGTTGAACTTCCCTTCTCCTGCCGTAATGGAGCCTGTACCGCTTGTGCGGTGAGAGTTTTATCGGGGCATTTAGAGCAGCCAGAAGCCGTCGGACTCTCACCCGAGTTGAAGCGGCAAGGATATGCATTACTCTGTGTCAGTTACGCAAAATCAGATATCGAAGTCGAAACCCAAGACGAAGATGAAGTGTATGAACTACAATTTGGACGATTCTTTGCGAAAGGACGTGTGAAACGAGGACTGCCACTCGACGAAGAATAG
- a CDS encoding ATP-binding protein, translating into MSYSIERRNPYIIGRPITEPDRFFGRDRLFEFIEDNLLQSAQVILLHGHRRIGKSSVLAQIPRAIDLKEFAFVPLSLEGDSRKSLAEVLHELSRDSVQQFDLTIQVPPVQAFAENPQIFIDNFIPALRRELGVKNIVLLLDEFDTLYNVDVKQAAEHLFGYLQTAVYDNPNLYIIPVVGRQLEDLPLMLSLFREAPNQEVGLLDQRSTEQLITIPAKGILEYDLAAIDGIWELTAGHPYFTQVVCFALFSNARAEKRWRVTRSDVRFIVDRAIELGEGGLGWFWEGIPLPERVVFSAAAEVPRARQMEFPEISSLDFSEVEPLQLLRECGVELTEPIRKALLNLVGWKLLRTSGVRSGILPGQKHLSMPPTLATYRVSIELVRRWLIQRHPVRREFRGLEDLNTEAQNLYEAAKSARLRGTNPKIVSLLNEALRLNPNHFESLFELADSLAEMREFGQALKYYKRAYLVDAVRVRDSYVQALLDYGEELHNLGETQDAIAHLEEALAIEPENLQIRRLLEQVRKEQQYIEHLRVIPITSQNRAYISSIAEMNAEQADLQTLQQNFNQLKAQVNAEAPIDLKNRALEHLNDLQEELFTQKKVDGLTLIYVYQWFRKHLPKPLVQAVTDFVDAVTATISHSDKSH; encoded by the coding sequence ATGAGTTACTCGATCGAGCGGAGAAATCCATATATTATCGGTCGTCCTATTACCGAACCTGACCGTTTTTTCGGACGCGATCGCTTATTTGAGTTCATCGAAGACAATTTGCTTCAATCAGCTCAAGTGATTTTATTGCACGGGCATCGCCGCATCGGTAAGTCTTCGGTATTGGCGCAAATTCCCAGAGCAATTGACCTCAAAGAGTTTGCATTTGTGCCCCTTTCTCTTGAAGGAGATAGCCGGAAATCGCTGGCTGAGGTGCTGCACGAATTGTCACGCGATTCTGTGCAACAGTTTGACTTGACGATTCAGGTTCCTCCGGTTCAGGCTTTTGCCGAAAATCCGCAAATTTTTATCGATAATTTTATTCCAGCCCTGCGGCGCGAATTAGGCGTTAAAAATATCGTGCTGCTGCTGGATGAGTTTGATACGCTCTACAATGTCGATGTCAAGCAAGCAGCCGAGCATCTGTTCGGGTATTTACAAACGGCGGTCTATGACAATCCGAATTTGTACATTATTCCTGTCGTTGGTCGGCAGTTAGAAGATTTGCCTTTGATGCTCAGTCTGTTTCGAGAAGCGCCGAATCAAGAAGTAGGGCTTCTCGATCAACGCAGTACTGAACAGTTGATCACAATTCCCGCCAAAGGAATTTTAGAATACGACTTAGCCGCGATCGATGGAATTTGGGAATTGACGGCTGGGCATCCCTATTTCACTCAAGTCGTCTGTTTTGCGCTCTTTTCTAATGCTCGGGCAGAAAAACGGTGGAGAGTGACGCGATCTGATGTGCGATTTATTGTCGATCGGGCGATCGAACTCGGTGAAGGCGGATTAGGTTGGTTTTGGGAAGGCATTCCCTTGCCGGAACGCGTCGTTTTTTCAGCGGCAGCAGAGGTTCCACGGGCACGACAAATGGAGTTTCCTGAAATTTCGAGCTTAGACTTTAGCGAAGTCGAGCCGTTGCAATTATTGCGCGAATGCGGCGTTGAACTCACTGAACCGATCCGCAAAGCCTTGTTGAATCTGGTGGGCTGGAAACTGTTAAGAACCTCTGGAGTGCGATCGGGAATTCTTCCAGGGCAGAAACATCTTTCTATGCCTCCGACTTTGGCGACCTATCGAGTGTCGATCGAACTGGTACGCCGTTGGCTGATTCAGCGGCATCCGGTGCGGCGAGAATTCCGGGGACTCGAAGATCTGAATACAGAAGCCCAAAATTTATACGAAGCCGCAAAATCTGCGCGGCTGCGCGGCACGAATCCGAAGATTGTCAGCCTGTTGAATGAAGCACTGCGACTCAATCCCAATCATTTTGAATCGCTATTTGAACTGGCAGATAGTTTGGCGGAAATGCGAGAGTTTGGGCAGGCGTTAAAATATTACAAACGTGCTTATTTAGTCGATGCGGTGCGCGTTCGAGATAGTTATGTTCAAGCGCTGCTCGATTATGGCGAAGAATTGCATAACTTGGGAGAAACTCAAGATGCGATCGCTCACTTAGAAGAAGCCTTAGCGATCGAACCTGAAAATCTACAAATCAGACGATTATTAGAACAAGTCCGCAAAGAGCAGCAGTATATAGAGCATCTGCGAGTGATTCCGATCACGAGTCAGAATCGCGCTTACATTTCCTCGATCGCGGAAATGAATGCGGAACAAGCAGATTTGCAGACCTTACAGCAGAACTTTAATCAGTTAAAAGCGCAAGTCAATGCAGAGGCTCCAATCGATTTGAAGAATCGAGCCTTGGAGCATTTGAATGATTTGCAAGAAGAATTGTTTACTCAGAAGAAAGTCGATGGCTTGACGTTAATTTATGTGTATCAATGGTTCCGAAAGCATTTGCCCAAACCTTTGGTACAGGCGGTGACAGATTTTGTCGATGCAGTCACCGCAACCATTTCTCATTCAGACAAATCGCATTGA
- a CDS encoding P-loop NTPase family protein, translated as MPDSPFLRNPYVPGKPVSPLLFIGRTGEIETAFDQILSRGHLAVWGGSGIGKTSFLNMIAAPQTWKFRGHDPTQAVVVLLSCLGVTPFTAENFWHEVFVILKDALANEPEIAAEVDKFIERRTASKDCLRSILRMIGDRNKFLLLLIDDYDVALRPTANYTEDDASDFLSDCRNLASHSKESDYFASIVTSLRRLNEAGIKLKPGESPWYNHYLFQPLKPFSETDAASLLGGLPLTPALRDGIRDIADGSPALLQVAGYLLFREFRAERIPDSDAFATEFQRATEHYFEDNWNQSNDTEQTLLMLLALTHLKGRLLKKRYDLGDTDVIFSQKERELRDLEERGVVVYQVQEGKKQYRFASSLMEWWVVKEIENSDEEALQARQRTFLNLMSRRQAETVTNAIRWLWQHKEEIPSILSWLGKVTSALPIGFIQG; from the coding sequence ATGCCCGACTCTCCATTTTTACGAAATCCGTACGTGCCAGGAAAACCTGTTTCGCCCTTACTGTTTATCGGGCGGACAGGAGAAATCGAAACGGCATTCGATCAAATTCTCAGTCGGGGACACCTCGCAGTTTGGGGCGGCTCTGGAATTGGGAAAACGTCGTTTCTCAATATGATCGCTGCGCCGCAAACTTGGAAGTTTCGGGGGCATGATCCGACTCAGGCAGTCGTTGTGCTGCTCAGTTGCCTGGGCGTGACTCCGTTCACCGCGGAAAACTTTTGGCACGAAGTCTTTGTGATCTTGAAAGATGCCCTCGCGAATGAACCAGAAATTGCTGCCGAAGTCGATAAATTTATTGAGCGACGAACTGCAAGTAAAGATTGTTTACGATCGATTCTCCGCATGATTGGCGATCGCAATAAATTCCTCTTACTCCTGATCGACGATTACGATGTCGCGCTTCGTCCTACAGCAAACTACACCGAAGATGATGCCAGCGATTTCTTAAGCGATTGTCGGAATCTCGCCTCTCACTCCAAAGAATCCGATTATTTCGCCAGCATTGTCACCTCACTGCGGCGGCTGAATGAAGCGGGGATCAAACTCAAACCCGGAGAATCCCCTTGGTATAATCATTACTTATTCCAGCCCTTGAAGCCGTTCAGTGAAACCGATGCAGCCTCGCTATTAGGAGGATTGCCGTTGACCCCTGCTCTGCGGGATGGCATTCGCGATATTGCGGATGGCAGTCCTGCCCTTTTACAAGTTGCTGGATACCTTTTGTTCCGAGAATTCCGCGCTGAGCGTATTCCAGATAGCGATGCCTTCGCTACAGAATTTCAGCGAGCCACCGAGCATTATTTTGAAGACAACTGGAATCAGTCGAACGATACCGAACAGACGTTATTAATGCTCCTCGCACTGACCCATTTGAAAGGGCGGCTACTGAAGAAACGTTATGACCTCGGTGATACGGATGTAATTTTTAGCCAAAAGGAGCGAGAATTAAGGGATCTCGAAGAACGAGGGGTTGTGGTCTACCAAGTGCAAGAGGGCAAGAAACAGTATCGCTTTGCTTCCTCGCTCATGGAGTGGTGGGTCGTCAAAGAGATCGAGAATAGTGACGAAGAAGCGTTACAAGCCCGACAGCGCACGTTTCTGAATCTCATGAGCCGTCGCCAAGCGGAAACCGTGACCAATGCGATACGCTGGCTTTGGCAGCATAAAGAAGAAATACCATCTATTCTGTCTTGGTTAGGGAAGGTTACATCTGCCCTACCGATTGGTTTCATTCAGGGATAA
- a CDS encoding helix-turn-helix domain-containing protein, with translation MSKAGSALKQVLESHSITQYQLSAIMGVNRSNFSRWLRGERDPLAEVVVEIYKALKSINPKAASEFVRLYLGIGADEEI, from the coding sequence ATGTCGAAAGCGGGGAGTGCATTGAAGCAGGTGCTGGAATCTCACAGCATCACGCAGTATCAATTGTCTGCAATTATGGGTGTGAATCGATCAAACTTTAGTCGGTGGTTGCGCGGTGAGCGTGATCCATTAGCAGAAGTGGTCGTCGAAATTTACAAAGCCCTCAAGTCAATTAATCCAAAGGCTGCGTCGGAATTTGTACGTCTATACCTGGGGATTGGAGCGGATGAGGAGATTTAG
- a CDS encoding AAA family ATPase, which produces MSHPFSFSQLIGRHAELEQVSQILLGDHDILLAGVPGIGRRTLMRAAAQACSARVLEIDCLRATNYSRFLELLAEAIIQTFKSPEELAFIDRWSKEHPFILRSQQGRTQLVWHPVPGKEWTLFEALLTLPQALAEWLDSRVVIVFQNFPHLKSFDRSNKWEQYLRQEVQRQSRVSYALIATVAERWSEPDELRVLSLSPLPDEVLQTWLIEAMAAEKLKFEPESVAVFLNYVQGHFGDAITLARRIRLEAETIVQPHHVERSAIALIEDLSVTFESLILLLPHSQVRVLESLALDPTDSPHAREYIQKHNLSRGGGLQGALASLEQKGLVYGAELGYRIALPMLGAWMKYRLS; this is translated from the coding sequence GTGAGTCATCCCTTTTCTTTTTCTCAACTGATTGGACGACACGCTGAACTAGAGCAGGTCAGCCAAATTTTGTTGGGTGATCATGACATTCTCTTAGCAGGGGTTCCAGGTATCGGTAGACGAACACTCATGCGTGCAGCTGCTCAGGCTTGTAGTGCAAGAGTACTAGAAATCGATTGCCTGCGCGCGACGAACTATTCTCGATTTCTTGAATTGCTGGCAGAAGCGATTATTCAGACGTTCAAGTCTCCAGAGGAACTAGCGTTTATCGATCGTTGGAGTAAGGAGCATCCCTTCATTTTGCGATCGCAACAGGGACGAACTCAACTAGTTTGGCACCCTGTACCGGGCAAGGAATGGACATTGTTTGAGGCACTACTGACCTTGCCGCAGGCTCTAGCCGAGTGGCTCGACAGTCGGGTGGTGATTGTATTTCAGAACTTCCCGCATTTGAAATCATTCGATCGCTCCAACAAATGGGAGCAATATTTGCGCCAGGAAGTCCAGCGACAGAGCCGGGTGAGCTACGCACTGATCGCGACGGTCGCAGAGCGTTGGTCAGAACCGGATGAGTTGCGAGTACTCTCGCTGAGTCCGCTCCCAGATGAAGTGTTACAAACTTGGCTCATCGAAGCAATGGCGGCTGAGAAATTAAAATTTGAGCCAGAAAGCGTAGCGGTGTTTCTGAACTATGTACAAGGGCATTTTGGCGATGCGATTACGTTGGCGCGCCGGATTCGATTGGAAGCAGAAACGATTGTGCAGCCCCACCATGTGGAAAGAAGTGCGATCGCATTAATCGAAGATCTCTCAGTCACGTTTGAATCATTAATTTTATTACTCCCACACAGCCAAGTGCGGGTGTTAGAAAGCTTAGCGCTCGATCCAACCGACAGTCCCCATGCGCGTGAATATATTCAGAAACATAACTTATCCCGAGGCGGAGGCTTACAGGGGGCGCTGGCAAGTTTGGAGCAGAAAGGTTTAGTTTACGGAGCAGAGCTAGGATATCGGATTGCACTCCCGATGTTAGGAGCCTGGATGAAGTATCGACTCTCGTAG
- a CDS encoding cation-translocating P-type ATPase, translating into MSGHSLPSPNTAWHTLDTVGSLATLNSDRTTGLSEQEAATRLEQYGTNELEESGGRSSWEILIDQFKNVMLLMLIGVALVSGILDIIALTQGNLKPGEVPFKDTIAILAIVVLNGALGYIQESRAEQALAALKQLSSPRVRVLRGGRVSEVDSKYLVPGDVMLVEAGTQVSADGRILEAANLQIREAALTGEAEAVSKNANITVKEDAMPADRINMTYQGTEVVNGRGTVLVTGTGMRTELGKIAAQIQGVESEPTPLQRRMDQLSQALVTGALILVAIVVVGGLLISRNFGLLQNLLQTSLSMAVAVVPEGLPAVITVTLAIGTQRMVRRNALIRKLPAVETLGSVTTICSDKTGTLTQNKMVVQSLHTISASPKITGQGYAPDGEFLLDGTKIIPAEQPEFRALLLACTVCNDSILQQEAGEWIILGDPTEGALLTAAAKAGLERDQWNSKLPRVAEFPFSSDRKRMSVIVEDAAGLLQSETDFLATPYLMFTKGSPEIVLERCQQIQVGDQVEPITQVQRSQILERNNELAGNGLRVLGFAYKPLQGVPSETDEEGAEQDLVWLGLVDMLDAPRPEVREAVKRCRTAGIRPVMITGDHQLTASAIAQDLGIAKPGDEVLIGRELEAMSQQELESHVDRVSVYARVAPEHKLRIVQALQKTGQIAAMTGDGVNDAPALKQADIGIAMGITGTDVSKEASDMVLLDDNFATIVSATEEGRVVYTNIRRFIKYILGSNIGEVITIAASVVLIPAVAATGSVPLTPLQILWMNLVTDGLPALALAVEPAEPNVMNRPPNHPGESIFARGLGAYMIRIGIILAILSVATMVWAYDWTTKNTAGGLDPDRWKTIVFTTLCLAQMGHAIAIRSNSRLTIELNPFTNLYVWGAVVLTSILQLALVYVEPLRRFFGTHYLPFDELMVCVGVSALMFVWIEMEKLFIRFYFSKKR; encoded by the coding sequence ATGTCTGGTCATTCACTTCCATCGCCAAACACGGCTTGGCATACGCTCGATACTGTTGGATCACTGGCGACGTTAAATAGCGATCGCACCACAGGATTAAGTGAGCAAGAAGCCGCCACTCGCCTAGAACAATACGGAACGAACGAACTCGAAGAATCTGGGGGTCGTAGCTCCTGGGAAATTCTGATCGACCAATTTAAAAACGTCATGCTCCTGATGCTGATCGGAGTGGCGTTAGTGTCTGGGATTTTGGATATCATCGCCCTGACGCAAGGAAATCTCAAACCCGGTGAAGTTCCTTTCAAAGATACGATCGCGATTTTAGCGATCGTGGTTTTAAATGGAGCACTCGGTTACATCCAGGAAAGTCGAGCAGAACAAGCATTAGCCGCCCTGAAACAGCTTTCTTCGCCGCGAGTTCGTGTCTTACGCGGTGGGCGAGTCAGCGAAGTCGATTCTAAATATTTAGTGCCAGGCGATGTGATGCTCGTCGAAGCCGGGACGCAAGTCTCCGCAGATGGTCGAATTCTAGAAGCCGCAAACTTGCAAATTCGAGAAGCTGCCCTGACAGGGGAAGCAGAAGCCGTTAGCAAGAATGCGAACATCACCGTCAAAGAAGATGCGATGCCTGCCGATCGCATTAACATGACCTACCAAGGAACTGAGGTTGTGAATGGTCGCGGAACGGTTTTGGTGACGGGAACCGGAATGCGGACTGAGTTAGGAAAAATTGCCGCACAGATTCAAGGAGTCGAATCAGAACCAACGCCGTTGCAACGACGCATGGATCAACTGAGCCAAGCTCTAGTAACAGGTGCCTTAATCTTAGTTGCGATCGTGGTCGTCGGTGGGTTGCTGATCAGTCGCAACTTTGGGTTGCTGCAGAATTTGCTGCAAACGTCTTTAAGTATGGCAGTTGCGGTTGTACCGGAAGGATTGCCTGCGGTGATCACGGTGACCTTAGCGATCGGAACTCAGCGCATGGTACGCCGCAATGCGCTGATTCGTAAGTTGCCTGCTGTTGAAACATTAGGTTCTGTCACGACGATTTGTTCGGATAAGACTGGAACCTTGACCCAAAACAAAATGGTCGTGCAATCGCTGCATACGATTAGTGCTAGCCCGAAAATTACAGGGCAAGGCTATGCACCCGATGGCGAATTTCTGCTCGATGGCACAAAGATTATCCCTGCAGAACAGCCGGAATTTAGAGCTTTACTCCTTGCTTGTACAGTGTGTAATGACTCGATTCTGCAACAAGAAGCGGGAGAATGGATCATCCTAGGCGATCCGACTGAAGGAGCATTACTTACGGCTGCTGCAAAAGCAGGATTGGAACGAGATCAGTGGAATAGTAAACTGCCACGGGTCGCAGAGTTTCCGTTCTCGAGCGATCGTAAACGAATGAGTGTGATCGTTGAAGATGCAGCAGGCTTGTTGCAATCTGAGACAGATTTCTTAGCAACACCTTATCTGATGTTTACTAAGGGGTCGCCTGAGATTGTTTTAGAGCGCTGTCAACAGATTCAAGTTGGCGATCAGGTTGAGCCAATCACTCAAGTTCAGCGCAGCCAAATTTTAGAGCGCAATAATGAACTTGCTGGAAACGGTTTGCGTGTGTTGGGCTTTGCTTACAAGCCTTTGCAAGGAGTTCCATCTGAAACCGATGAAGAAGGGGCAGAACAGGACTTAGTTTGGTTAGGCTTAGTCGATATGTTGGATGCGCCTCGTCCTGAAGTTCGAGAAGCAGTCAAACGCTGCCGGACTGCTGGAATTCGCCCTGTGATGATTACAGGAGATCACCAATTAACGGCAAGCGCGATCGCTCAAGATCTAGGCATTGCTAAACCGGGTGATGAAGTTCTCATTGGACGTGAACTAGAAGCAATGAGCCAGCAAGAACTCGAATCGCATGTCGATCGTGTGAGTGTCTATGCGCGTGTGGCTCCAGAACATAAACTCCGGATTGTTCAAGCGTTGCAAAAGACGGGGCAGATTGCTGCGATGACCGGAGATGGGGTGAATGATGCTCCGGCTCTGAAGCAAGCAGATATCGGGATTGCGATGGGCATTACTGGAACTGATGTCAGTAAAGAAGCCTCTGACATGGTGTTGTTGGATGATAACTTTGCCACGATCGTTTCTGCGACAGAAGAAGGTCGGGTGGTCTATACCAATATTCGACGATTTATCAAGTACATTCTGGGATCGAATATTGGGGAAGTAATTACGATCGCAGCTTCTGTGGTCTTGATTCCGGCAGTTGCAGCGACAGGAAGTGTTCCGTTGACTCCATTGCAAATTTTGTGGATGAACCTAGTAACCGATGGTTTGCCCGCTTTAGCTTTAGCAGTTGAGCCTGCGGAACCCAATGTGATGAACCGTCCGCCGAATCATCCGGGTGAAAGCATCTTTGCACGGGGCTTAGGTGCTTACATGATCCGGATTGGGATTATCCTTGCGATTCTCTCAGTTGCAACGATGGTGTGGGCTTATGACTGGACGACGAAGAATACAGCAGGTGGATTAGATCCAGATCGTTGGAAGACGATCGTGTTTACAACGCTGTGTTTAGCTCAGATGGGACATGCGATCGCGATTCGATCGAATAGTCGATTGACGATTGAATTGAATCCGTTTACGAATCTCTATGTCTGGGGTGCAGTTGTTCTGACTTCAATTCTGCAATTGGCGTTGGTGTATGTTGAACCGTTGCGGAGATTCTTTGGCACGCATTATCTGCCGTTTGATGAACTGATGGTTTGTGTGGGCGTGAGTGCGTTGATGTTTGTGTGGATTGAAATGGAGAAACTATTCATCCGTTTCTATTTCAGCAAGAAGCGCTAG
- a CDS encoding DUF29 domain-containing protein, which produces MKSEVTVNSKSLYDTDYQLWIDQTVAQLKAQEFREIDLENLIEEIESLGRSEKHAMSSYLMRLCEHLLKIKYWESERETCFRGWDIEVANFRLQIQELLETSPSLKSFSQDIFSKQYKNGRKLFLKASQLSDKLVPVEPWFTLEQALEEDWLPWQPESFDR; this is translated from the coding sequence ATGAAATCCGAAGTCACAGTCAACTCCAAGTCTTTATACGATACCGACTATCAACTGTGGATAGACCAAACTGTTGCCCAATTGAAAGCACAAGAATTTAGAGAGATTGATCTGGAGAATCTGATTGAGGAGATCGAGAGTTTGGGCAGAAGTGAAAAACACGCCATGTCGAGCTATCTAATGCGGCTGTGCGAACATCTCCTTAAGATCAAATACTGGGAATCTGAACGAGAAACCTGTTTTAGAGGGTGGGATATAGAAGTTGCTAATTTCCGGTTGCAGATTCAAGAGCTTCTGGAGACGAGTCCAAGCTTGAAATCGTTTTCGCAGGATATTTTTTCTAAGCAGTACAAAAATGGCAGAAAGCTTTTTCTCAAGGCAAGCCAATTGAGTGACAAGCTAGTTCCTGTAGAGCCTTGGTTTACTCTAGAGCAAGCTTTAGAAGAAGATTGGCTTCCCTGGCAACCTGAATCATTTGATAGATGA
- a CDS encoding cytochrome P450 encodes MNLPNVLRAPSLLQTLHWVADPVGYMEKSAQQYPDIFSAPILGGKHLVFINHPQAIQEILTSDRKRFIAPGEVNRILSPLIGDASVIMLDGDRHKRRRQLLMPPFHGERMRAYGKLICQLTEKVMSQCALAQPLNARSMMQEISLQVILEAVFGVCEGERFEQLRASITQMCELFRNPLGASFLFFPWMQQDLGTWMPWGRFLRARSNIDKLLYAEIADRRQQDLRDRVDILSLLMETRDEDGQPLSDSELRDELMTLLFAGHETTATAMAWALYWVHHQPEVREKLLQELDALGANPDPMSIVRLPYLSAVCNETLRLYPVAMLTFTRIVTEPVELLGYPLEPGMSVVGCIYLLHHREDLYPNSHEFRPERFLERQFSPFEFMPFGGGARRCIGEALAVAEMKLVLATVLSQYQLALADSRPEVPRRRGVTLGPSGRVKIQILGQRTTRPSEAIVSG; translated from the coding sequence ATGAATCTACCAAATGTGCTACGTGCGCCGTCATTACTTCAGACCTTGCATTGGGTTGCTGATCCAGTCGGTTATATGGAAAAGTCGGCTCAGCAATATCCTGATATTTTCTCAGCACCAATTTTGGGCGGGAAGCATTTAGTTTTTATCAATCATCCGCAGGCGATTCAAGAGATTCTCACCAGCGATCGTAAACGGTTTATTGCTCCAGGTGAAGTCAATCGCATTCTCTCGCCACTGATTGGCGATGCTTCGGTGATTATGCTAGATGGAGATCGCCATAAGCGCCGACGGCAACTTTTGATGCCTCCTTTTCATGGGGAACGAATGCGGGCTTATGGGAAGTTGATTTGTCAGTTAACCGAGAAAGTGATGAGTCAATGCGCGCTCGCCCAACCGTTGAATGCGCGATCGATGATGCAAGAAATCTCGCTACAAGTGATTTTAGAAGCGGTGTTTGGAGTCTGCGAGGGCGAACGGTTTGAGCAACTGAGAGCGTCGATTACGCAAATGTGCGAACTGTTTCGCAATCCTTTAGGTGCGAGTTTTCTGTTTTTCCCCTGGATGCAGCAAGATTTGGGAACTTGGATGCCTTGGGGAAGATTTTTGCGCGCTAGATCGAACATTGATAAATTGCTTTATGCCGAAATTGCCGATCGCCGTCAGCAAGATCTTCGCGATCGCGTTGATATTCTCTCCTTACTGATGGAAACGCGAGATGAAGACGGTCAGCCACTGAGTGATTCAGAACTCCGAGATGAACTGATGACGTTACTGTTTGCAGGGCATGAAACGACTGCAACAGCGATGGCATGGGCACTGTACTGGGTTCATCATCAACCAGAAGTGCGCGAAAAACTGCTGCAAGAACTGGATGCGCTCGGTGCGAATCCTGATCCGATGTCGATCGTTCGATTACCTTACCTGAGTGCAGTTTGCAATGAAACGCTCCGGCTCTATCCGGTTGCGATGTTGACTTTTACTAGAATTGTCACCGAACCTGTAGAACTGTTGGGGTATCCACTTGAGCCGGGGATGTCGGTTGTGGGCTGTATTTATCTACTGCATCACCGGGAAGATCTGTATCCAAATTCGCACGAGTTTCGACCAGAGCGCTTTTTAGAACGACAGTTTTCTCCGTTTGAGTTTATGCCGTTTGGGGGTGGGGCGCGGCGCTGTATTGGGGAAGCACTCGCTGTGGCTGAAATGAAGCTTGTGCTAGCAACAGTTTTGTCTCAGTATCAGCTTGCGTTAGCTGATAGTCGTCCTGAAGTTCCGCGTCGTCGGGGAGTGACACTTGGTCCATCGGGAAGAGTCAAAATTCAGATTTTGGGGCAGAGAACGACTCGACCGAGTGAAGCGATCGTGTCTGGATAG